The genomic DNA ACAAGGCGGCCTGCGAGGCAGCCGGCATCAAGTAGGGCCGCGGTACGGCCCCGGAGCCCGCGTCACGGCCCGGAAACCCGCGGTACGGCCCCGGAAGCCCGCGTCACGGCCCGGAACCCGCGGTACGGCCCCGGGAAGCCCGCGGTACGGCCCCGGATCCCGCGGGACCGAGCGACGACCGCCGCGGACACGTGTCTCCGGGCACCCCAGCCGGTCCGGCACCCGCCCCTTCAACGCCCCGCAGGCAGGGGCGGGCGCCGGGCTCCCCTCGTACACCCCCCTGCTCAGCAGCACCATCCCCGCCGGTCAGGCGGCGAAGGAGATGATTCACGTGTCCGCTACGCCCGTACTGGCGTTGCGCGGAATCTCCAAGCGGTTCGGCGCCGTCCAGGCGCTCACCGACGTGGACCTGGAGATTCACCCCGGCGAAGTGGTCGCCCTGGTCGGCGACAACGGCGCCGGCAAGTCGACTCTCGTCAAGACCATTTCGGGCGTCCACCCGATCGACGAAGGCGCCATCGAGTGGGAAGGGCGGACGGTCCGGATCAACCGGCCCAACGACGCCCAGGAACTCGGAGTCGCCACCGTCTACCAGGACTTGGCCCTCTGCGACAACCTCGACGTCGTCGCCAACCTCTTCCTCGGCAGCGAACTGCGCACGTTCTCCGTCCTCGACGAGATCGCCATGGAGAAGCGCGCCAAGGAGCTCCTGGACACGCTCTCCATCCGGATCCCGAGCGTCCGGATCCCGGTCGCCTCGCTGTCCGGCGGTCAGCGCCAGGTCGTCGCCATCGCGCGTGCCCTGATCGGCGACCCCAAGGTCGTCATCCTGGACGAGCCGACCGCGGCCCTCGGTGTCGAGCAGACCGCCCAGGTCCTCGACCTCGTCGAGCGGCTGCGTGAACGCGGCCACGGCGTCATCCTCATCAGCCACAACATGGCCGACGTCCGCGCCGTCGCGGACCGGGTCGCGGTGCTCCGCCTGGGCCGCAACAACGGGGTCTTCGACGTGGCGAGCACCTCCCACGAAGAGATCATCGCCGCGATCACCGGCGCCACGGACAATGCCGTCACGCGTCGCCAGGCACGCACGGCCACGATCACGGCCACGATCACGGCCACGAAGGAGGACGTGAAGTGAGCGACCTCGCCAAGACCCCCGGAACCTCCACGGAGGAGCCGGCCTCCCCCGGGGCGCCGGCCGCCGCCGGGAAGACCGCGACGGCGCCCGCCGCCGAGCGGACGGCGGCCCCGATACCCGCCGTCGACCCCCGGCTGCTCGTCCGCGAGGAGGGCATCAAGGGCTACTGGTCGGAGTTCAGCCGCAAGGTGCGCGGTGGTGAACTCGGCTCACTGCCGGTCTTCGTCGGCCTGATCGTCATCGCGGTCGTCTTCCAGTTCCAGAACAGCAACTTCCTCTCCGCCAGCTCCGTCGCCAACATCGCCGTCTACAGCTCCGGCATCGGCATCATGGCCGTCGGCATCGTGTTCGTCCTGCTGCTCGGCGAGATCGACCTCTCGGTCGGCTCCGTCGCGGGCGTCGGCGCGGCCGTCTGGGCCGTGCTCAACGTCAACAACGGCTGGAACGACTGGACGGCGATCCTTGTCGCCGTGCTCTCCGGCACGGCCCTCGGCGCGCTGCACGGCTTCTTCTTCGCCAAGATCGGCGTACCGGCCTTCGTGGTCACCCTGGCGGGCTTCCTCGGCTGGAGCGGCCTCCAGGACTGGATGATGGGCGGGGAGGGCTCGATCAACACGCCGTCCGGCAGCGTCGTCGAGAACCTCACCAACTACTTCTTCGCCGACAAGGCGGCGGGCTACGGTCTGGCGCTGGTCGCCGTCATCGCGTACGCCGCCTCGCTCCTGGTGGACAGCAGGCGCCGCAAGGCCGCCGGCCTGCCCGCCCGCCCCACCGCCGAGGTCGTGCTGCGCACCGGCGTCGTCGCGGTCCTGTGCTTCGTCGTCGCGTACGTCCTCAACGAGCCGTCCGGCGCCCGCGGCCTGCCGCTCGCCCTGGTGCTCTTCCTCGCCGTCCTGGTGATCGCGGACTTCGTCGCCCGCCGCACGGCCTTCGGCCGCCAGGTCTTCGCGGTCGGCGGCAACCCCGAGGCGGCGCGCCGCGCCGGTATCAATGTCGACCGGATCCGGATCACGGTCTTCGCGATGTCCGGGACCCTGGGCGCCTTCGGCGGACTCTTCATCGCCAGCCTCTCCGGCGGCGCCACCAAGAACGTCGGCGCGGGCAACACCCTGATGCTGGTCATCGCCGCCGCCGTCATCGGCGGCACCAGTCTCTTCGGCGGCCGGGGCAAGGTCTGGTCCGCGCTGCTCGGCATGATCGTCATCCAGTCGATCCAGCAGGGCCTGAACATGATCGGCATGGCCAACGCCGTGCAGTACATGATCACCGGAGCGGTCCTGCTGGCCGCCGTGGTGATCGACTCGGTGTCCCGCCGCACCCAGAAGACCGCAGGCCGCGCCTGAGGGCTGTCCGGCCTCCCGCCCGGCCGATATCCCGCCCGGCCTGCACCGGACCGTGTCCGGCGCCCCTGACAGGGCGCCGGACACGGTCGTGTATCCGCCGCTGGTGTGACAGCACACCCCCGCCCGATGCCCGCGTCGGCAGGCGGAACATTAGACTCATCGGATCGGCACGCTCGACCAGCTCAACGCAAGGAGGCACGGGTGGACCTGCTGACCCGCATCGAGGGACCGCGTGATTTGGACCGGCTCAGCCTCGAACAGCTGGAGCAGCTCGCCGGGGAGATCCGTACGTTCCTCGTCGACGCAGTGTCCAAGACCGGCGGCCACCTCGGGCCCAACCTGGGTGTGGTCGAGCTGACCATCGCCCTGCACCGGGTCTTCGAGTCGCCCCGGGACAAGGTTCTGTTCGACACCGGCCACCAGAGCTATGTGCACAAGCTGCTCACCGGCCGCCAGGACTTCTCGCGGCTCAAGAGCAAGGGGGGCCTGTCCGGCTACCCCTCCCGCGCCGAGTCCGAGCACGACATCATCGAGAACTCGCACGCCTCGACGGTGCTGGGCTGGGCCGACGGCCTCGCCAAGGCCAACGAGGTGCTGGCCAAGGACGACCATGTCGTCGCGGTCATCGGTGACGGCGCGCTCACCGGCGGTATGGCCTGGGAGGCGCTGAACAACATCGCCGCCGCCAAGGACCGCCCGCTCGTCATCGTGGTCAACGACAACGAGCGCTCCTACGCGCCGACCATCGGCGGCCTCGCGAACCACCTCGCCACCCTGCGTACCACCGACGGCTACGAGCGGTTCCTGGCACGCGGCAAGGACCTCCTGGAGCGCACGCCCGTCCTCGGCCGGCCGCTGTACGAGACCCTGCACGGCGCCAAGAAGGGCCTCAAGGACTTCATCGCCCCGCAGGGCATGTTCGAGGACCTCGGCCTGAAGTACGTCGGCCCCATCGACGGACACGACATCGAGGCCCTGGAGTCCGCGCTCCAGCGCGCCAAGCGTTTCGGCGGCCCGGTCATCGTGCACTGCCTCACCGAGAAGGGCCGCGGCTACACCCCGGCGCTCCAGGACGAGGCCGACCGCTTCCACGCCGTCGGCAAGATCCACCCGGACACCGGTCTGCCCATCTCCACCTCCGGCCTGGACTGGACCTCGGTCTTCGGCGAGGAGATGGTCAAGCTCGGCAAGGAGCGCAAGGACATCGTCGCGATCACCGCGGCCATGCTCCAGCCCGTCGGCCTCGGCAAGTTCGAGGAGGCCTTCCCGGACCGGATCTACGACGTCGGAATCGCCGAACAGCACGGCGCGGTCTCCGCGGCGGGCCTCGCCACCGGCGGACTGCACCCCGTCTTCGCGGTCTACGCCACCTTCCTGAACCGTGCCTTCGACCAGGTCCTGATGGATGTCGCGCTGCACAAGTGCGGCGTCACCTTCGTCCTGGACCGGGCCGGGGTCACCGGCACGGACGGCGCCTCGCACAACGGCATGTGGGACATGTCCATCCTCCAGTGCGTCCCCACGCTCCGGATCGCCGCCCCGCGCGACGCCGACCAGGTCCGCGCCCAGCTGCGCGAGGCCGTGGACGTCGACGACGCGCCGACCGTGGTCCGCTTCTCCAAGGGCGCGGTCGGCCCGGCCGTCAAGGCCGTCGGCAGGGCCGGTGGCATGGACATCCTGCGCGAGCCCGGCACCTCCCGGCCGGACGTCCTGCTGGTCTCCGTCGGTGCGCTCGCCCCGATGTGCCTGGACATCGCCGATCTGCTGGGCGCCCAGGGCATCACCACCACCGTGGTCGACCCCCGCTGGGTCAAGCCCGTCGACGAGGCGATGGCCCCGCTCGCCGAGCGGCACCGGGTCGTCGTCACCGTCGAGGACAACAGCCGGGCCGGTGGCGTCGGCTCCGCCATCGCCCAGGCCCTGCGCGACGCCGGGGTCGACGTCCCCCTGCGGGACTTCGGCATTCCGCCGGTCTTCCTCGACCACGCCTCCCGCAAGGAGGTCATGGCCGAGATCGGGCTGACCGCTCCGGACATCGCCCGCCAGGTCACCGGCCTGGTCGCCAAGCTCGACGGCGGCTTCACGAGCCACGCCGCGGAGCCCGCCCGCGACTGACCCGTACGGCCGATGGGCCGGTCGGACCACCCTGTACGAGTGGTCCGACCGGCCCATTCGCGTGAAAGCGGGCCGGTGCCGCGCTGGGCGGCCGGTGGTGTCCCAATCATGGCGTTCACGACGAACGCGTGGAGGTACGCCGGTGAGCGCGCAGCAGGACACACCACCCAGCGGAAACGGGCTGTTCCGGACCAAGACGGTCGAACAGTCCATCCGTGACACCGAAGAACCGGAGCACGCGCTCAAGAAGTCCCTCTCCGCCCTGGACCTCACGGTCTTCGGAGTGGGTGTGATCATCGGCACCGGCATCTTCGTGCTGACCGGCAAGGTGGCCAAGGAGACGGCGGGGCCCGCCACCGCCATCGCCTTCGTGGCCGCGGGCGTCGTGTGTGCCCTCGCCGCGCTCTGCTACGCCGAGTTCGCCTCCACCGTCCCGGTGGCCGGCTCCGCGTACACCTTCTCGTACGCCTCACTGGGCGAACTGGTGGCCTGGATCATCGGCTGGGACCTGGTGCTGGAATTCGCCCTGGGCACGGCGGTGGTCGCCGTCGGCTGGTCCGGCTATGTGCGCTCGCTGCTGGACAACGCCCACTGGACGCTCCCCGACGTGCTCTCCGGGACCGATGTGGCCGCGGGGTTCGGCTTCGACATCCTGGCCTTCGGCCTCGTACTGCTGCTGACCGTCATCCTGGTGCTCGGCATGAAGCTGTCGGCCCGGGTCACCACGGTCGTGGTCGCGATCAAGGTGGCCGTGGTCCTGATCGTGATCGTGGCCGGTCTCTTCTTCATCGAGGCCGACAACTACTCGCCCTTCATCCCGAAGGCCGAACCGCAGCCCTCCGGTTCCGGTCTGGACGCCCCGCTGGTCCAGCTGATGTTCGGCTACGCACCCACGAACTTCGGTGTCATGGGCATCTTCACCGCCGCCTCCGTCGTCTTCTTCGCCTTCATCGGCTTCGACGTGGTGGCCACCGCGGCGGAGGAGACCAAGCTCCCGCAGCGGGACATGCCGCGCGGCATCCTCGGCTCGCTCATCATCTGCACGGTGCTCTATGTCTCCGTGTCCGTCGTGGTGACCGGCATGCAGCCCTATTCCGAGCTCTCGGTCAGCGCCCCGCTCGCGGACGCCTTCAAGGCGGTCGGGCACCCCTTCTACGCCGGGGTGATCAGTTTCGGTGCCGCGGTCGGCCTCACCACGGTCTGCATGATCCTGCTGCTCGGCCAGACCCGGGTGTTCTTCGCGATGAGCCGCGACGGACTGCTCCCGCGGTTCTTCTCCAAGACGCACCCGCGCTTCGGCACCCCGTACCGCCCGACGATCCTGCTGGGCGTGATCATCGCGGTGATCGCCGGGTTCACCAGCATCAACGAACTGGCCACCCTGGTGAACATCGGTACGCTCTTCGCGTTCGTCGTCGTGGCCCTCGGCGTGATCGTCCTGCGCCACACCCGCCCCGACC from Streptomyces sp. NBC_00654 includes the following:
- a CDS encoding ATP-binding cassette domain-containing protein, with product MIHVSATPVLALRGISKRFGAVQALTDVDLEIHPGEVVALVGDNGAGKSTLVKTISGVHPIDEGAIEWEGRTVRINRPNDAQELGVATVYQDLALCDNLDVVANLFLGSELRTFSVLDEIAMEKRAKELLDTLSIRIPSVRIPVASLSGGQRQVVAIARALIGDPKVVILDEPTAALGVEQTAQVLDLVERLRERGHGVILISHNMADVRAVADRVAVLRLGRNNGVFDVASTSHEEIIAAITGATDNAVTRRQARTATITATITATKEDVK
- the dxs gene encoding 1-deoxy-D-xylulose-5-phosphate synthase, translated to MDLLTRIEGPRDLDRLSLEQLEQLAGEIRTFLVDAVSKTGGHLGPNLGVVELTIALHRVFESPRDKVLFDTGHQSYVHKLLTGRQDFSRLKSKGGLSGYPSRAESEHDIIENSHASTVLGWADGLAKANEVLAKDDHVVAVIGDGALTGGMAWEALNNIAAAKDRPLVIVVNDNERSYAPTIGGLANHLATLRTTDGYERFLARGKDLLERTPVLGRPLYETLHGAKKGLKDFIAPQGMFEDLGLKYVGPIDGHDIEALESALQRAKRFGGPVIVHCLTEKGRGYTPALQDEADRFHAVGKIHPDTGLPISTSGLDWTSVFGEEMVKLGKERKDIVAITAAMLQPVGLGKFEEAFPDRIYDVGIAEQHGAVSAAGLATGGLHPVFAVYATFLNRAFDQVLMDVALHKCGVTFVLDRAGVTGTDGASHNGMWDMSILQCVPTLRIAAPRDADQVRAQLREAVDVDDAPTVVRFSKGAVGPAVKAVGRAGGMDILREPGTSRPDVLLVSVGALAPMCLDIADLLGAQGITTTVVDPRWVKPVDEAMAPLAERHRVVVTVEDNSRAGGVGSAIAQALRDAGVDVPLRDFGIPPVFLDHASRKEVMAEIGLTAPDIARQVTGLVAKLDGGFTSHAAEPARD
- a CDS encoding amino acid permease, which gives rise to MSAQQDTPPSGNGLFRTKTVEQSIRDTEEPEHALKKSLSALDLTVFGVGVIIGTGIFVLTGKVAKETAGPATAIAFVAAGVVCALAALCYAEFASTVPVAGSAYTFSYASLGELVAWIIGWDLVLEFALGTAVVAVGWSGYVRSLLDNAHWTLPDVLSGTDVAAGFGFDILAFGLVLLLTVILVLGMKLSARVTTVVVAIKVAVVLIVIVAGLFFIEADNYSPFIPKAEPQPSGSGLDAPLVQLMFGYAPTNFGVMGIFTAASVVFFAFIGFDVVATAAEETKLPQRDMPRGILGSLIICTVLYVSVSVVVTGMQPYSELSVSAPLADAFKAVGHPFYAGVISFGAAVGLTTVCMILLLGQTRVFFAMSRDGLLPRFFSKTHPRFGTPYRPTILLGVIIAVIAGFTSINELATLVNIGTLFAFVVVALGVIVLRHTRPDLPRAFRTPWVPLLPIASVAASVWLMLNLPAETWLRFGAWMVLGVIFYFAYGRGHSRVTAGR
- a CDS encoding sugar ABC transporter permease, producing MPAVDPRLLVREEGIKGYWSEFSRKVRGGELGSLPVFVGLIVIAVVFQFQNSNFLSASSVANIAVYSSGIGIMAVGIVFVLLLGEIDLSVGSVAGVGAAVWAVLNVNNGWNDWTAILVAVLSGTALGALHGFFFAKIGVPAFVVTLAGFLGWSGLQDWMMGGEGSINTPSGSVVENLTNYFFADKAAGYGLALVAVIAYAASLLVDSRRRKAAGLPARPTAEVVLRTGVVAVLCFVVAYVLNEPSGARGLPLALVLFLAVLVIADFVARRTAFGRQVFAVGGNPEAARRAGINVDRIRITVFAMSGTLGAFGGLFIASLSGGATKNVGAGNTLMLVIAAAVIGGTSLFGGRGKVWSALLGMIVIQSIQQGLNMIGMANAVQYMITGAVLLAAVVIDSVSRRTQKTAGRA